From the genome of Chanos chanos chromosome 5, fChaCha1.1, whole genome shotgun sequence, one region includes:
- the dmc1 gene encoding meiotic recombination protein DMC1/LIM15 homolog — MKAMEDQVVVDESGFQDDEECFFQDIDLLQKHGINMADIKKLKSVGICTVKGIQMTTRRALCNVKGLSEAKVDKIKEAAGKLLTVGFQTAFEYSEKRKQVFHITTGSVEFDKLLGGGIESMAITEAFGEFRTGKTQLSHTLCVTAQLPGTNDYTGGKVIFIDTENTFRPDRLRDIADRFNVDHEAVLDNVLYARAYTSEHQMELLDFVAAKFHEEGGVFKLLIIDSIMALFRVDFSGRGELAERQQKLAQMLSRLQKISEEYNVAVFVTNQMTADPGAGMTFQADPKKPIGGHILAHASTTRISLRKGRGEMRIAKIFDSPDMPENEATFAITPGGVADAKE; from the exons ATGAAGGCAATGGAGGATCAAGTCGTTGTGGATGAGTCAGGGTTCCAGGATGATGAG GAATGCTTTTTCCAAGATATTGACCTCTTACAGAAACACGGTATT AACATGGCGGATATTAAAAAGCTGAAATCTGTGGGAATCTGTACGGTGAAAGGGATTCAGATGACCACACGGCGGGCGCTCTGTAACGTCAAGGGTCTGTCTGAGGCCAAAGTGGATAAAATTAAAGAAGCTGCCGGAAAATTGCTG ACTGTTGGATTTCAGACAGCTTTTGAATATAGTGAGAAGAGGAAACAGGTGTTTCATATCACAACAGGCAGTGTGGAGTTTGA TAAGCTTCTTGGAGGAGGTATAGAAAGTATGGCTATCACTGAAGCCTTTGGGG aatTTCGGACAGGGAAGACTCAGTTATCTCACACACTGTGTG TAACAGCCCAGCTTCCTGGCACGAATGATTACACAGGAGGGAAGGTCATCTTCATAGACACAGAAAATACCTT TCGtccagacagactgagggacaTAGCAGACAGATTCAATGTGGATCACGAGGCTGTCCTGGATAACGTGCTGTATGCTCGTGCTTACACCA GTGAACACCAGATGGAGCTGCTGGACTTTGTGGCAGCTAAGTTTCATGAAGAGGGGGGTGTTTTCAAGCTATTG ATTATTGACTCGATTATGGCTTTGTTCCGGGTGGACTTCTCTGGCCGTGGTGAGCTTGCTGAGAGACAGCAGAAGTTGGCCCAGATGCTCTCTAGATTGCAAAAGATCTCTGAAG AGTAcaatgttgctgtgtttgtcaCCAACCAGATGACAGCAGACCCAGGAGCTGGGATGAC TTTCCAAGCAGATCCCAAGAAACCTATTGGAGGACACATATTGGCACATGCCTCTACTACCCGGATCAGTTTGAGAAAAGGACGGGGAGAGATGAGAATTGCAAAGATATTTGATAG TCCCGACATGCCAGAAAACGAGGCCACCTTTGCTATTACTCCTGGAGGAGTTGCAGATGCCAAAGAGTAA